The DNA segment GGGTGAACTGAAACCGTTCCAACCAGCCGTTCGTATGCCCACCCTTACCTGGGACGAGGAACTTGCCAAACAGGCTGGCAATAATGCACGCAGCTGTACGTACCAACACGATAGCTGCCGCAACACGCCCGTCTTTGCGTGGGCCGGACAGAACCTTGCGCTGTCGCAATCTTCCGGCATGAACAAAACGGTATCGGAGGTTATAAGCAGCAGCATTGCTTCCTGGTGGAGTGAGCACAACGTTACTAGGGAAGAACAACTCAACACCTATCCATCGAGCTATTCTGGGTAAGTAATTACGAGTAATTGGGATCTCTATGAACTGAAACGATACAGATTGTAattggtgttgttgtgcttgCTTCACAGACCTGCCATTGGACATTTCACGCAGATGGCCAGTGATCAGAGCGACAAAATTGGATGTGCCATGCAGAATTGGGTGAGTGACAACTGGCAGACGTACTATTTCGTGTGTAACTATGGCGTCACAAACATTGCTGACCGTCCAGTGTACAAAGCTGGAGCTGTTGCTTCCAAATGTACTACCGGGCGCAATCCGACGCTGCCTGGACTATGTTCAGAATCGGAAACTATCAACCCTGTTCCAAACGAACCTAAAGAACCAAAATAAAGCTATTCGATGACATAAAATACTACCTAACATTATGGTACGATCGTAACCATCTGCTGTAAGAAGATCGTCGTACAAGACTTCAAACAATTAGAGTAATTTTAACGATCGTTAGCTCAACTCAACATACTCTCTGTTTCTTTTTAGTAAGTTAAGTAAGTTAGGAGTAAGTTGCGTCTATTGTATCTATCTCCCGAC comes from the Anopheles coluzzii chromosome 2, AcolN3, whole genome shotgun sequence genome and includes:
- the LOC120952616 gene encoding venom allergen 3-like isoform X1, encoding MAHQWDWTFVMIVSCLVGVLQAQTDYCANSNCRNGRPNVGCNPPASPGGPACAGLNPEVKTFSPEEQTLILSEHNKRRSQLAQGELKPFQPAVRMPTLTWDEELAKQAGNNARSCTYQHDSCRNTPVFAWAGQNLALSQSSGMNKTVSEVISSSIASWWSEHNVTREEQLNTYPSSYSGPAIGHFTQMASDQSDKIGCAMQNWVSDNWQTYYFVCNYGVTNIADRPVYKAGAVASKCTTGRNPTLPGLCSESETINPVPNEPKEPK